The Aliivibrio salmonicida LFI1238 genome contains the following window.
TTAAGGCCAAATCACGTTGTAATTGATATAGTTCTTGTTCATTCCTGCCAAAATTAGAGGCTTGTTTTTCAAGCTCTTTTATCATGCTATCTAACACGTTGGTCTCTTCGGTTAATGCATCCACTTTACTGGTGGCTTGTTGCAGTTCTTCTAGCTGTGATAACAAAATAGGAGGGGCTTTAGATAAATCATCAACACTGCTACTGCTCGCGATATCCCATAATTGTTCGCTACTCAATCCTGGTTGGGTTTGAGACAGTAAACGAGTTCGCTCTTCTTCTAATCGATTAAGGTTTCTTAATTTACCTTGTACTTTACTGTGTTGAGAGGTGTATTTCGCTTGAAGCAGGGTTAGCTCCCCACGAATACGGATGATTTGTTCTTCTAATTTACCAATGACAGGGTTGGTTTTTGATAGTTGTAAATCAATCGAGCCTAAGCGTTTCTTTGCCCCTGCTAATTCGGCTTGTCGCTCGTAAAGGCGTTGTTTTAGTTTGGTTAATCTATCTAGACTCGTGATTTGCATTTCCGGTAAAGTGGTGTCCTCACGGCTTTTAAATTCAGCGAGTTTTGATTCTGAAATATCCAATTCTTGACGGCGAAAATCGATATTTTCAGATAAAAATTGGCTTGAATCTTTCATTGATGAACGTTCTGGCGCAAGTAATTGCTCGGTGAAATGACGACTGACGGCTTCAAGTGTCTCTTTCATGCCTTCTTGTTTATTTGAACTGTAGTCTATACGAATCAAATCCTTACCTGCCATGGTGACCGATAAGCTATTAGATAACTGAGCCACCGCATTATCCATGGCTTGAGGTGACATCGACTCATGTACGTAACCTCTTTCTTGTGCCACTAACCCTAAAATATGTCGACTGTGAAGTAAGGTTTGTAAGGCGCTTAATCGTTCTTTTAACATGGTCGAAACCGCTAAGTCTTCTAGAAATGG
Protein-coding sequences here:
- a CDS encoding GumC family protein; this translates as MITLSQQFLILLEGAWRRRYLIVIPIILVPLIGLTIAKLAPKYYESHTSMLIQETAKMNPFLEDLAVSTMLKERLSALQTLLHSRHILGLVAQERGYVHESMSPQAMDNAVAQLSNSLSVTMAGKDLIRIDYSSNKQEGMKETLEAVSRHFTEQLLAPERSSMKDSSQFLSENIDFRRQELDISESKLAEFKSREDTTLPEMQITSLDRLTKLKQRLYERQAELAGAKKRLGSIDLQLSKTNPVIGKLEEQIIRIRGELTLLQAKYTSQHSKVQGKLRNLNRLEEERTRLLSQTQPGLSSEQLWDIASSSSVDDLSKAPPILLSQLEELQQATSKVDALTEETNVLDSMIKELEKQASNFGRNEQELYQLQRDLALKRQLYTDLVERFEMAKLTSSLGIFEQDKRVKIIDRPYTPNSPSNLPTVLFIIAGIFGGVGIGSGLAVIAELCDTTIRRKDELMALHSAPLLSRIPPQSSTLFSPLSDKKTTSDPYCSSSPFSS